Proteins from a single region of Parasedimentitalea psychrophila:
- a CDS encoding HesA/MoeB/ThiF family protein — MLSILALAAIFWWGGRFLGMPKALCGGLVLLLFAAVLIIQLTLPDGHNFRLATGGSVTPWLMLGGFGLLALGYGRIIAALKARAQPKETTMSQQTGTFSETELDRYARHIVLRELGGPGQKALKNARVLVIGAGGLGAPALLYLAAAGVGTIGVIDDDEVENANLQRQVIHRDKDIGMPKVFSAEQAMKAQNPYVTVRPYHRRLQAGMAEALFADYDLILDGTDNFDTRYLINRVAVALGKPLISGALSQWEGQLSLFHPSAGGPCYQCIFPEAPAAGLAPSCSEAGVVGPLPGVVGAMMALEAIKQITGAGECLRGAMLIYDGLYCETRRIQLKSTPDCPVCGPKRD; from the coding sequence ATGTTAAGTATTCTGGCTCTGGCAGCCATTTTCTGGTGGGGCGGGCGGTTTTTGGGGATGCCCAAGGCGTTATGCGGCGGCCTTGTTCTGTTGCTGTTTGCGGCTGTCCTCATAATTCAGCTGACGCTGCCGGATGGCCATAACTTTCGTCTTGCCACCGGCGGCTCGGTGACTCCCTGGTTGATGCTGGGCGGTTTTGGCCTCTTGGCCTTGGGCTATGGGCGCATTATTGCTGCCTTAAAGGCACGTGCTCAGCCCAAGGAGACCACCATGTCGCAGCAAACCGGAACTTTTTCCGAGACCGAACTGGATCGATACGCGCGTCATATTGTGCTGCGTGAATTGGGCGGGCCCGGGCAGAAGGCGCTGAAAAATGCGCGTGTGCTGGTGATTGGCGCGGGTGGGCTGGGCGCCCCTGCGTTGCTGTATCTGGCGGCGGCGGGGGTTGGCACCATCGGTGTGATCGACGATGACGAGGTTGAAAACGCCAACCTGCAACGCCAGGTGATCCACCGCGATAAAGACATCGGCATGCCCAAGGTGTTTTCAGCCGAACAGGCGATGAAAGCGCAGAACCCCTATGTCACGGTGCGTCCCTATCACCGGCGTCTGCAGGCCGGCATGGCCGAAGCCCTGTTTGCAGACTATGATCTGATCCTGGATGGCACCGATAATTTTGACACCCGCTATCTGATCAATCGCGTGGCGGTGGCGCTGGGCAAGCCGCTGATTTCAGGGGCGCTGTCACAGTGGGAGGGCCAGCTGAGCCTGTTCCATCCCAGCGCCGGTGGTCCCTGCTACCAATGCATCTTTCCCGAAGCACCCGCCGCAGGCTTGGCGCCCTCCTGCTCCGAGGCCGGGGTGGTTGGGCCGTTGCCCGGGGTGGTCGGGGCGATGATGGCGCTAGAGGCGATCAAGCAGATTACCGGCGCCGGCGAATGCCTGCGCGGGGCGATGCTGATTTATGACGGGCTCTATTGCGAGACGCGACGTATTCAGCTGAAATCAACGCCAGATTGCCCGGTTTGCGGTCCTAAACGCGACTGA
- the dut gene encoding dUTP diphosphatase translates to MISIRVMYGAGADQAVPLPAYETPGAAGADLRANLPDRGAVVLLPGARALVPTGLRLEIPQGYEVQIRPRSGLALKHGITLPNAPGTIDSDYRGPLGVIVLNAGQQAFEIAHGDRIAQLVVAPVLQASFELADELSDTARGGGGFGSTGQS, encoded by the coding sequence ATGATCTCAATCCGGGTGATGTATGGTGCGGGCGCTGATCAGGCTGTGCCGCTGCCTGCTTATGAAACACCGGGGGCTGCGGGGGCGGATCTGCGGGCCAACCTGCCGGATCGCGGCGCTGTTGTGCTGCTGCCGGGGGCGCGGGCGCTGGTGCCGACCGGCCTTAGGCTGGAAATTCCGCAGGGCTATGAGGTGCAGATCCGGCCCCGCTCTGGACTGGCGCTGAAACATGGCATCACCTTGCCCAATGCGCCTGGAACCATCGACAGTGACTATCGCGGCCCGCTGGGGGTGATTGTGTTGAATGCGGGTCAGCAGGCGTTTGAAATTGCCCATGGGGATCGTATTGCGCAGCTGGTGGTGGCGCCGGTGTTGCAGGCCAGTTTTGAGCTGGCAGATGAATTGAGCGATACGGCACGGGGTGGTGGCGGCTTTGGCTCGACCGGGCAAAGCTGA
- the coaBC gene encoding bifunctional phosphopantothenoylcysteine decarboxylase/phosphopantothenate--cysteine ligase CoaBC yields the protein MLADKRILLIIGGGIAAYKALDLIRRLQDRGAHVTPVLTRAGEEFVTPLSVSALAGTAVHRDLFDLTTEAEMGHIQLSRSADLIVVAPATADLMGKMAQGLANDLASTLLLATDTPVLAAPAMNVRMWQHPATRRNVETLTADGVSFVGPNEGRMACGEFGPGRLAEVEDIVAAISAKLSEGPLLGKRILVTSGPTHEPIDPVRYIANRSSGAQGAAMARALRDLGAEVVFITGPASVRPPEGVQVVMVETAGQMSEAVEAALPVVAGVFAAAVSDWRVVNASDRKLKKSKDGLPVMQFAENPDILKRVSQMGKGRPQLVVGFAAETNDVIENATAKRLRKGCDWIVANDVSPASGIMGGSENAVVLISDQGAEVWPRMSKDSVARQLAERMAAALAQ from the coding sequence ATGCTGGCTGACAAACGTATTCTTCTGATCATTGGCGGCGGCATTGCGGCCTATAAGGCGCTGGATCTGATCCGGCGGCTGCAGGATCGCGGCGCCCATGTGACCCCGGTTCTGACCCGGGCCGGTGAAGAATTCGTGACGCCGCTGTCGGTGTCGGCACTGGCCGGAACTGCGGTGCACCGGGATCTGTTTGACCTGACCACCGAGGCCGAGATGGGCCATATCCAACTGTCCCGCAGTGCCGACCTGATTGTGGTTGCGCCGGCCACCGCGGACCTGATGGGGAAGATGGCGCAGGGATTGGCCAATGACCTGGCCTCGACCCTGCTTTTGGCGACGGACACGCCGGTGCTGGCAGCACCCGCCATGAACGTCCGCATGTGGCAGCACCCGGCCACCCGGCGCAATGTTGAGACCTTGACAGCGGACGGCGTCAGTTTTGTGGGCCCCAATGAGGGCCGCATGGCCTGTGGTGAATTTGGCCCCGGCCGCCTGGCCGAAGTCGAGGACATAGTGGCGGCGATCTCGGCGAAGCTGTCGGAGGGGCCGCTTTTGGGCAAACGGATTCTGGTGACCTCGGGGCCGACCCATGAACCGATTGATCCGGTGCGCTATATCGCCAACCGATCATCCGGGGCGCAGGGGGCGGCGATGGCCCGTGCTCTGCGCGATCTGGGCGCTGAGGTGGTGTTTATCACGGGCCCGGCATCGGTGCGCCCGCCCGAGGGGGTGCAGGTGGTGATGGTTGAAACTGCAGGCCAGATGTCTGAGGCGGTCGAGGCTGCACTGCCAGTGGTGGCAGGGGTGTTTGCCGCTGCGGTGTCCGATTGGCGGGTGGTGAATGCCTCGGACCGTAAGTTGAAGAAATCTAAAGATGGCTTGCCAGTGATGCAGTTTGCCGAAAATCCGGACATTCTGAAGCGGGTGTCGCAGATGGGCAAAGGGCGGCCGCAACTGGTGGTGGGCTTTGCCGCTGAAACCAACGATGTCATCGAGAATGCCACTGCCAAACGCCTGCGCAAGGGCTGTGACTGGATTGTCGCCAATGATGTCTCTCCGGCCAGCGGCATCATGGGCGGCAGTGAAAATGCTGTGGTGCTGATCTCGGATCAGGGCGCCGAGGTATGGCCGCGCATGAGCAAAGATAGTGTGGCACGGCAATTGGCCGAGCGGATGGCGGCGGCGCTGGCACAGTGA
- a CDS encoding ChaN family lipoprotein: MKILIDFVRNSAAFWGGAIVICVTPVSPAAAAPDPDVVQLLATADVVILGEVHDNPAHHQMQADILKALAPKAVVWEMITQVQADGLAAIPLSDASRVSAYLDWAGSGWPEFGLYAPVFAAAKGAQQFGGLVPRSAARAVMEQGAAEFFGQEAAVFGLDRPLPDAEQQAREADQMANHCNALPVEMLPLMVEFQRLRDTVLADAVVQALQATGGPVAVITGNGHARKDRGVPVYLAIADPEILVLSLGQAEAGQLSGVFDLVLDAKAVERPDPCLAFQ; the protein is encoded by the coding sequence ATGAAGATCCTTATTGATTTTGTAAGAAATAGCGCTGCCTTTTGGGGCGGCGCTATTGTCATTTGTGTCACCCCTGTCTCACCTGCGGCTGCGGCGCCGGACCCTGATGTGGTTCAGCTGTTGGCGACTGCGGATGTGGTGATCCTGGGGGAGGTCCATGACAATCCTGCGCATCATCAGATGCAGGCGGATATCCTGAAGGCGCTGGCCCCCAAAGCGGTGGTTTGGGAAATGATCACCCAGGTCCAAGCCGATGGCTTGGCCGCCATTCCTCTGTCGGACGCCAGTCGAGTGTCGGCCTATCTTGACTGGGCAGGCTCTGGCTGGCCAGAGTTTGGGCTTTATGCTCCGGTCTTTGCGGCGGCAAAGGGCGCGCAGCAATTTGGGGGGCTGGTGCCCCGGTCAGCGGCCAGAGCGGTGATGGAGCAGGGTGCGGCGGAGTTTTTCGGTCAGGAGGCGGCGGTGTTTGGACTGGATAGGCCGCTGCCCGACGCCGAGCAACAGGCCCGAGAGGCAGACCAGATGGCCAATCACTGCAACGCATTGCCGGTCGAGATGCTGCCCTTGATGGTCGAGTTCCAAAGGTTGCGGGATACGGTGCTGGCGGATGCGGTGGTGCAGGCCTTGCAGGCGACCGGCGGACCGGTTGCCGTGATCACCGGCAATGGTCATGCCCGCAAGGATCGCGGCGTGCCGGTCTATCTGGCAATCGCAGATCCGGAAATATTGGTCTTGTCCCTGGGGCAGGCCGAGGCGGGCCAGCTGTCGGGGGTCTTTGATCTGGTTCTGGACGCCAAAGCTGTCGAGCGCCCGGATCCCTGTCTGGCATTTCAATAA
- a CDS encoding RNA polymerase factor sigma-32, with product MARDVHIDNPLPKKAMKAELLDAETELRLAYAWRDQKDEAALHRLINAYLRLAISMAAKFKRYGAPMNDLIQEAGLGLMKAADKFDPDRGVRFSTYAVWWIKASIQDYVMRNWSMVRTGSTSSQKSLFFNMRRVQAQLERAQSARGYKLDRHQLHQKIATEIGVPIRDVEMMEGRLSGSDFSLNAVQSADEDGREWIDALEDDSAQAEELVEKRHDRRQLRIWLVAAMQALNGRERFIVKERKLRDRPRTLESLGTELGLSKERVRQLEAAAFLKMRKSLENQSREVHSLLI from the coding sequence ATGGCACGAGACGTACACATTGACAACCCATTGCCAAAGAAGGCGATGAAGGCCGAATTACTGGATGCGGAAACTGAATTGCGACTGGCCTATGCTTGGCGTGATCAAAAAGATGAGGCGGCTCTGCACCGCCTGATCAACGCCTACCTAAGGCTGGCCATTTCAATGGCCGCCAAGTTCAAACGCTACGGTGCGCCGATGAACGATCTGATTCAGGAAGCGGGGCTGGGGCTGATGAAGGCCGCCGACAAGTTTGACCCGGATCGCGGTGTTCGATTTTCGACCTATGCGGTCTGGTGGATCAAAGCCTCAATTCAGGACTACGTGATGCGCAACTGGTCGATGGTCCGAACCGGCTCAACCTCGTCACAGAAGTCGCTGTTTTTCAATATGCGACGGGTGCAAGCGCAGTTAGAGCGCGCACAATCCGCGCGGGGATATAAGCTGGACCGCCATCAGCTGCATCAAAAAATCGCCACCGAAATCGGCGTGCCGATCCGCGATGTGGAAATGATGGAAGGGCGGTTGTCCGGGTCTGATTTTTCATTGAACGCGGTGCAATCGGCGGATGAGGATGGCCGCGAATGGATTGATGCGCTGGAAGATGACAGCGCCCAGGCCGAGGAATTGGTTGAAAAACGCCACGACAGACGGCAGTTGCGGATCTGGCTGGTGGCGGCGATGCAGGCCTTGAATGGCCGCGAGCGGTTCATTGTAAAAGAGCGCAAGCTGCGGGATCGCCCACGCACCCTCGAGAGTCTGGGCACCGAGTTGGGTCTGTCCAAGGAACGGGTTCGCCAGCTAGAGGCCGCTGCCTTTCTGAAAATGCGGAAAAGCCTTGAAAATCAATCGCGAGAGGTTCATAGCCTGCTCATATGA
- the cobU gene encoding bifunctional adenosylcobinamide kinase/adenosylcobinamide-phosphate guanylyltransferase, with protein MSTRVTLILGGAASGKSAHAEQTCFNSEKRRVYLATSQILDREMRVKVDKHVVQRGDGWTTYEEDLELSPILDSLEQQQICLLDCVTMWLSNHLLAGSDLQVVQQELLAAISRCKADLVIVSNEVGMGIVPDNALSRQFREAQGRLNIALAAQADCAVLVTAGLPLILKGAV; from the coding sequence TTGTCTACGCGAGTCACACTGATTTTGGGCGGCGCGGCCTCTGGAAAGAGTGCCCATGCCGAACAAACATGTTTTAACTCCGAAAAAAGAAGGGTTTACTTGGCGACATCACAAATACTTGATCGTGAAATGCGCGTTAAAGTAGACAAACATGTCGTGCAAAGAGGTGACGGCTGGACAACCTATGAGGAAGATCTGGAGCTTTCTCCAATTCTCGACTCATTGGAACAGCAACAGATTTGCCTGTTGGACTGCGTTACAATGTGGCTATCAAATCACCTATTGGCTGGAAGTGACCTGCAAGTTGTGCAGCAGGAATTGCTGGCTGCTATTTCCCGTTGCAAAGCAGATCTGGTAATTGTGTCGAATGAGGTCGGGATGGGAATTGTGCCTGACAATGCGCTGTCCCGGCAATTTCGAGAGGCCCAGGGGCGGCTTAATATCGCCCTGGCAGCGCAGGCGGATTGCGCCGTGCTGGTCACGGCCGGCTTGCCATTGATCTTGAAGGGCGCAGTATGA
- a CDS encoding histidine phosphatase family protein, with protein MTTQLFLVRHGPTHAKCMVGWSDLPADLSDTAALSRLDGYLPQDALVISSDLSRSVETASAIQGSRTRLPHNSGLREIHFGDWELRTWAEIDAEDPERISAYWEYPGDVRPPRGESWNEVCARVDAVIDQLVQTHMGRNLIVVGHFGQILTQVQRADMLTAEQAFAHRIDNLSVSEIRNGPDGWSIGKINHCP; from the coding sequence ATGACCACGCAGCTGTTTCTGGTTCGCCACGGTCCGACCCATGCCAAATGCATGGTGGGCTGGTCGGATTTGCCCGCAGATCTCTCCGATACTGCCGCCCTGTCGCGACTGGACGGTTACCTGCCACAGGATGCGCTGGTCATTTCATCGGACCTGAGCCGGTCTGTAGAGACCGCCAGCGCCATTCAGGGTAGCCGGACCCGCCTGCCCCATAATTCTGGCCTGCGTGAAATACACTTTGGCGATTGGGAGCTGCGCACTTGGGCAGAGATTGACGCCGAGGACCCCGAGCGGATCAGTGCCTATTGGGAATACCCCGGCGACGTGCGCCCACCAAGGGGTGAAAGCTGGAATGAGGTCTGCGCAAGGGTGGACGCAGTGATTGATCAGTTGGTTCAGACCCACATGGGCAGGAATTTAATTGTTGTCGGACATTTTGGGCAAATTTTAACGCAGGTGCAGCGGGCCGACATGCTCACCGCTGAGCAGGCCTTTGCACATCGAATAGACAACCTGTCGGTCAGCGAAATCCGCAACGGGCCAGACGGCTGGAGCATTGGGAAAATCAATCACTGTCCTTGA
- a CDS encoding glutathione S-transferase produces the protein MTYDLYIGDRMFSSWSLRGWLMFEKFAIPHNTHMIGLYSGTMAKDMAKLAPARLVPTLRTPNGTVVGESLAMGETLAEQHPKAGLWPKDPAQRATARWLCAEMVGGFGALRGDCAMQFRHIWQGFTPSEAVKTDLARVETLWAHARLVSGSADGFLFGAYSLADVFYTPVAARIIGYDLPVSKASRAYCKALLSDPAVLRWQELAQEVQYDPMPYDLNLPNRPWSLPE, from the coding sequence ATGACTTATGATCTCTATATTGGCGACCGCATGTTTTCCAGTTGGTCTTTACGCGGCTGGCTCATGTTCGAAAAATTCGCAATCCCGCACAACACCCACATGATTGGGCTGTATTCCGGCACCATGGCCAAAGACATGGCGAAACTGGCCCCGGCGCGGCTGGTTCCAACCCTGCGCACGCCGAACGGCACTGTTGTCGGCGAGAGCCTGGCGATGGGGGAAACCCTGGCCGAACAGCACCCAAAGGCCGGTCTCTGGCCCAAGGACCCGGCGCAACGGGCAACGGCACGCTGGCTCTGCGCCGAGATGGTCGGCGGTTTTGGCGCGCTGCGCGGTGACTGCGCCATGCAATTTCGCCATATCTGGCAGGGGTTCACCCCGTCTGAGGCCGTCAAAACGGATCTGGCGCGCGTTGAGACCCTCTGGGCCCATGCGCGATTGGTTTCTGGCAGTGCAGATGGTTTCCTGTTTGGCGCCTATTCGCTGGCAGATGTCTTCTACACCCCCGTAGCGGCGCGCATTATTGGTTATGATCTGCCGGTGTCAAAGGCATCACGCGCCTATTGCAAAGCGCTGCTATCAGACCCTGCCGTCCTGCGCTGGCAGGAACTGGCGCAGGAGGTGCAGTATGATCCGATGCCCTATGACCTGAATCTGCCCAACCGCCCTTGGAGCCTGCCCGAGTAA
- a CDS encoding YifB family Mg chelatase-like AAA ATPase — MTARAYTVAFHGVEAREVEVQCAVAPGLPAFSVVGLPDKAVSEARDRVRSAFSSMSIALPSKRITVNLSPADLPKEGSHFDLPIALALLAAIDIIPADAAAETIALGELSLDGTLVPVVGALPAAITAAEKQRTLLCPQASGAEAAWVEAAKVIGAASLAEVVRHFTGQMLIAPARPGEVSSPAPTKDLRDVKGQERAKRALEIAAAGRHHLLMVGTPGSGKSMLAARLPGLLPPLTPNEALQTSMIQSLCGMIEEGGINRTRPFREPHHTASMAAIVGGGRQAKPGEISLAHNGILFLDEFPEFNRAVLETLRQPIETGEVMIARANAHVKYPSRFMLVAAANPCKCGYLTDPARACSRAPICGEDYMGRISGPLMDRFDLRVEVPPVAFRDLDLPANGDSTAEVAARVAAARDRQCSRFEGHPELRQNADVEGELLEQMARPDRESRDLLRRAAERFGLTARGYHRVLRVARTIADIDGVPDIRRRDVAEALSFRLATSH, encoded by the coding sequence ATGACCGCACGCGCCTATACCGTTGCGTTTCACGGGGTCGAGGCCCGCGAGGTCGAGGTGCAATGCGCTGTGGCACCGGGCCTGCCTGCGTTTTCGGTGGTCGGGCTGCCAGACAAGGCAGTGTCCGAAGCCCGTGACCGGGTGCGCTCGGCCTTCTCGTCCATGTCGATCGCATTGCCGTCAAAACGGATCACCGTCAATCTGTCGCCGGCCGACCTGCCCAAAGAGGGCAGCCATTTCGACCTTCCCATCGCGCTGGCGCTGCTGGCTGCAATCGACATCATCCCCGCCGATGCCGCCGCCGAGACCATAGCCCTGGGCGAGCTGTCGCTGGATGGCACTCTGGTGCCCGTGGTTGGGGCGCTGCCAGCCGCCATCACCGCCGCCGAAAAGCAACGCACCCTGCTTTGCCCGCAGGCATCGGGGGCCGAGGCGGCCTGGGTGGAGGCGGCAAAAGTGATCGGCGCCGCCAGTCTGGCCGAGGTGGTGCGCCATTTCACCGGCCAGATGCTGATTGCCCCGGCGCGGCCCGGCGAGGTCAGCAGCCCGGCCCCAACCAAGGATCTGCGCGACGTCAAGGGACAGGAGCGGGCCAAACGGGCGCTGGAGATTGCCGCTGCCGGTCGCCATCACCTGTTGATGGTGGGAACGCCGGGATCGGGGAAATCAATGCTGGCGGCGCGGCTGCCGGGCCTGTTGCCGCCGCTGACCCCGAATGAGGCCTTGCAGACCTCGATGATTCAGTCCCTGTGCGGAATGATCGAAGAAGGCGGTATTAACCGCACCCGACCGTTTCGCGAACCACATCACACGGCGTCGATGGCGGCGATTGTCGGCGGCGGACGGCAGGCAAAACCGGGCGAGATCAGTCTGGCCCACAATGGTATCTTGTTTCTCGACGAATTCCCCGAGTTCAACCGCGCGGTGCTGGAAACTCTGCGCCAGCCAATAGAAACCGGCGAGGTGATGATTGCCCGCGCCAATGCGCATGTGAAATACCCCAGCCGGTTCATGCTGGTGGCGGCGGCCAATCCCTGCAAATGCGGCTATCTGACCGATCCGGCCCGCGCCTGCTCGCGCGCACCAATCTGTGGCGAGGATTACATGGGGCGGATTTCCGGCCCGCTGATGGACCGGTTTGATCTGCGGGTCGAGGTGCCGCCGGTGGCGTTCAGGGATCTGGACCTGCCGGCAAATGGCGATAGCACGGCAGAGGTAGCCGCCCGCGTTGCCGCCGCAAGGGACCGCCAATGCAGCCGTTTTGAGGGCCACCCTGAGCTGCGACAGAACGCCGATGTCGAAGGGGAATTGCTGGAACAGATGGCGCGGCCAGACCGCGAGAGCCGCGATCTGCTGCGGCGCGCCGCCGAGCGGTTCGGCCTGACCGCGCGGGGCTATCACCGGGTGCTGCGGGTGGCCCGAACAATTGCCGATATCGACGGAGTTCCGGATATTCGGCGTCGGGACGTGGCTGAGGCGCTGAGTTTTCGTCTGGCCACATCACATTAG